In one Sulfuricella sp. genomic region, the following are encoded:
- the ychF gene encoding redox-regulated ATPase YchF, which produces MSLKCGIVGLPNVGKSTLFNAITSAGIAAENYPFCTIEPNVGIVEIPDSRMEKLAEIVNPQKVQHAIMEFVDIAGLVAGASKGEGLGNKFLANIRETDAIAHVVRCFENVDVVHVAGKVDPISDIEVINTELALADLETVEKAVLRTSKLAKSGDKDAVRMMALLEKIRATLDQGQPARSINPDKDEEALLKPLCLMTMKPTMYIANVDEGGFSNNPFLEKVEQHAAKEGAPVVAICAAIEGEIADLDEADKKEFLDDMGLEEPGLNRVIRAAYKLLGLQTYFTAGVKEVRAWTIHIGDTAPQAAGVIHTDFERGFIRAQTIAYEDFVACKGEQGAKEAGKMRSEGKEYVVHDGDVMNFLFNV; this is translated from the coding sequence ATGAGCCTCAAGTGCGGTATCGTCGGTTTGCCCAATGTCGGCAAGTCCACCCTGTTCAACGCCATCACCAGCGCCGGTATCGCGGCGGAAAACTATCCCTTCTGCACCATCGAGCCGAATGTCGGTATTGTGGAAATCCCTGATTCGCGGATGGAAAAACTGGCGGAAATCGTCAACCCGCAGAAAGTGCAGCATGCGATCATGGAATTCGTCGATATCGCCGGCCTGGTGGCGGGCGCCTCAAAAGGCGAAGGACTGGGCAACAAGTTTCTCGCCAATATCCGTGAGACCGATGCCATCGCCCACGTGGTGCGCTGCTTCGAAAATGTGGACGTGGTGCATGTGGCCGGCAAGGTCGATCCAATTTCCGATATCGAAGTGATCAACACCGAGCTTGCCCTGGCTGACCTGGAAACAGTGGAAAAAGCGGTGCTACGCACCAGCAAGCTGGCCAAATCCGGTGACAAGGATGCAGTGCGCATGATGGCGCTGCTGGAAAAAATACGCGCTACGCTGGACCAGGGCCAGCCTGCCCGCAGCATCAATCCGGACAAAGACGAAGAGGCCTTGCTCAAGCCGCTGTGTCTGATGACCATGAAGCCCACCATGTACATCGCCAACGTGGATGAGGGCGGCTTCAGCAACAACCCTTTTCTGGAAAAAGTGGAACAGCACGCGGCAAAAGAAGGTGCTCCTGTCGTCGCGATCTGCGCCGCCATCGAGGGTGAGATCGCCGACCTCGACGAGGCCGACAAGAAGGAGTTCCTCGACGACATGGGTCTGGAAGAGCCCGGCCTGAACCGCGTCATCCGCGCCGCTTACAAGCTGCTCGGGCTGCAGACCTACTTCACCGCCGGCGTCAAGGAAGTGCGCGCCTGGACCATCCATATCGGTGACACCGCCCCGCAGGCAGCCGGCGTGATTCACACCGACTTCGAACGTGGCTTCATCCGCGCACAGACCATCGCCTATGAGGATTTCGTTGCCTGCAAGGGCGAACAGGGCGCCAAGGAAGCTGGCAAGATGCGTTCGGAGGGCAAGGAATACGTGGTGCATGATGGCGATGTCATGAATTTCCTGTTTAATGTTTAG
- a CDS encoding PsiF family protein, with protein sequence MKKLIIAAIALMLSSPLAFAGPQQEKMKECNANAKTQDLKGDARKAFMKDCLSAKKPETAVDKKPDEAGAKTTQQGKMTRCNKEAGDKALKNDERKKFMSNCLKN encoded by the coding sequence ATGAAAAAACTGATTATTGCCGCCATCGCCCTGATGCTGTCCAGCCCACTGGCATTTGCAGGCCCGCAACAGGAAAAGATGAAGGAATGCAATGCGAACGCCAAAACCCAGGACCTCAAGGGAGATGCGCGCAAGGCATTCATGAAGGACTGCCTGAGCGCCAAGAAGCCCGAAACAGCCGTCGACAAGAAACCGGATGAAGCTGGCGCCAAGACCACCCAGCAAGGCAAGATGACACGGTGCAACAAGGAAGCGGGCGACAAGGCGCTCAAGAACGATGAGCGCAAGAAATTCATGAGCAATTGTTTGAAAAACTGA
- a CDS encoding D-hexose-6-phosphate mutarotase yields the protein MSISDLNQTFAIPGHVTFKEGPGGLTVAEVANALAESTIALQGAHVMTFTPRGQEPVVWLSKFAKFAPGKSIRGGVPICWPWFGPHATDATLPGHGFARTVMWDVLETRATPEGATFLRFGLVETDATRAQWPHASTVQLEVTVGAALRVELVTRNTGKEPFVLGEALHTYFHISDVAKMKITGLEGCDYLDKVGGTARKTQQGAIVIESEVDRVYLNTSADCLIEDSGLKRRIRVAGQNARSAVVWNPWVEKADKMGDFGPEGHRGMVCVETANAVENLVTVKPGEEHRLVAVYSTEAMA from the coding sequence ATGAGCATTTCCGATCTTAACCAAACCTTCGCCATTCCCGGCCACGTCACTTTCAAGGAAGGTCCCGGCGGTCTGACGGTGGCGGAAGTCGCCAATGCGCTTGCCGAATCCACCATTGCGCTGCAGGGCGCCCATGTCATGACCTTCACGCCGCGCGGCCAGGAACCGGTGGTGTGGCTGTCGAAGTTCGCCAAGTTCGCCCCGGGCAAATCCATCCGCGGCGGCGTGCCGATCTGCTGGCCGTGGTTCGGGCCGCATGCCACGGACGCCACGCTGCCGGGTCATGGCTTTGCGCGCACCGTGATGTGGGACGTGCTGGAAACCCGGGCCACGCCGGAGGGCGCGACCTTCCTGCGCTTCGGCCTGGTTGAAACCGACGCGACGCGCGCCCAGTGGCCGCATGCCTCCACCGTCCAGCTTGAAGTGACCGTGGGTGCTGCATTGCGCGTCGAACTGGTGACGCGCAACACCGGCAAGGAGCCGTTCGTGCTGGGCGAGGCGCTGCACACCTACTTCCACATCAGCGATGTGGCGAAAATGAAAATCACCGGCCTCGAAGGCTGCGATTATCTCGACAAGGTCGGCGGCACGGCGCGCAAGACCCAGCAGGGCGCGATCGTGATCGAGAGCGAAGTCGATCGCGTGTATCTCAATACCAGCGCGGATTGCCTGATCGAAGACAGCGGCCTCAAGCGCCGTATCCGTGTTGCCGGACAGAATGCCCGCTCCGCTGTGGTGTGGAATCCGTGGGTCGAAAAGGCTGACAAGATGGGCGATTTCGGCCCCGAAGGCCATCGCGGCATGGTATGCGTGGAAACCGCCAACGCGGTCGAGAACCTGGTGACCGTGAAGCCCGGCGAGGAACACCGCCTGGTGGCGGTTTATAGCACCGAAGCCATGGCCTGA
- a CDS encoding FAD-linked oxidase C-terminal domain-containing protein, with the protein MLNPEFLTRLGAIVGAENLLTDAASCLVYGYDNSRKIFPPEAVAFAATTAAVQAIILLCNEFKVPLTPRGRGTGTAGASIPEQGGVALSLERMRRIVAVDPANRVLVCEPGVLNQEVQDAARPHGFFWPPDPSSAPYCSIGGNLATCAGGPHAVKYGVTRDHVLGLTAVTGKGEIIRAGCYTTKGVVGYDLTRLLIGSEGTLAIITEATLKLTPLPAAVGGLTAHYRDIASCAQAIAAIMAQPALPSALEFLDQASLQLIRARHPGLLPEETRALLMIEVDGSASEVQASAEAIRATCANDGLIRAELAPDLKALWAARKALSPLLRDIAPKKINEDVVVPVSRLPELLQGLAELSARYGIANANFGHAGNGNMHVNLLVNPDDPDQMQRADACLDEIFTLVLRLDGTLSGEHGVGREKRPFVAREIDPATLQLMRDIKQVFDPNNILNPGKLFPQPPLIPPYQGGGAPSSPDKGRPGGV; encoded by the coding sequence ATGTTAAACCCCGAATTCCTGACCCGCCTCGGCGCCATCGTTGGCGCGGAGAACCTGCTCACCGATGCCGCCTCCTGCCTGGTCTATGGCTACGACAACAGCCGCAAGATCTTTCCGCCCGAGGCAGTGGCGTTTGCGGCCACTACCGCAGCCGTGCAGGCAATCATCCTGCTGTGCAATGAATTCAAGGTGCCGCTTACGCCACGCGGGCGCGGCACCGGCACGGCGGGCGCCAGCATTCCGGAGCAGGGCGGCGTTGCCCTGTCGTTGGAGCGCATGCGGCGCATCGTGGCGGTGGACCCGGCCAACCGTGTGCTGGTGTGCGAGCCCGGGGTGTTGAACCAGGAAGTGCAGGATGCGGCGCGCCCGCACGGTTTTTTCTGGCCGCCGGACCCTTCCAGCGCGCCTTATTGCAGCATCGGCGGCAATCTTGCCACCTGCGCTGGCGGTCCGCATGCCGTCAAGTACGGCGTGACGCGCGATCATGTGCTGGGTCTGACCGCAGTCACCGGCAAGGGCGAGATCATCAGGGCCGGCTGCTACACCACCAAGGGCGTGGTGGGCTACGACCTGACCCGGCTCCTGATCGGCTCCGAAGGCACCCTGGCCATCATCACCGAGGCCACGCTCAAGCTCACTCCCCTGCCCGCCGCGGTGGGCGGTCTGACCGCGCATTACCGCGACATTGCTAGCTGTGCGCAGGCGATTGCCGCCATCATGGCGCAGCCCGCCCTGCCCAGCGCGCTGGAGTTTCTCGACCAGGCCTCGCTCCAGCTGATTCGCGCTCGCCATCCCGGCCTGCTGCCGGAAGAAACACGGGCGCTGCTGATGATCGAGGTGGACGGCTCGGCCAGTGAAGTGCAGGCAAGTGCCGAGGCCATTCGCGCTACTTGCGCCAACGACGGGCTGATCCGGGCCGAACTCGCGCCCGATCTCAAGGCCTTGTGGGCGGCGCGCAAGGCGCTTTCCCCCCTGCTGCGCGACATTGCGCCAAAAAAGATCAACGAGGACGTGGTGGTGCCGGTGTCCCGGCTGCCCGAATTGCTGCAGGGGCTGGCTGAACTGAGCGCGAGATATGGCATTGCCAACGCCAACTTCGGCCATGCCGGCAACGGCAACATGCACGTCAATCTGCTGGTAAACCCCGATGACCCGGATCAAATGCAGCGCGCCGACGCCTGCCTGGATGAAATCTTCACCCTGGTGCTGCGGCTGGATGGTACGCTCTCGGGCGAGCATGGCGTGGGGCGCGAGAAACGGCCTTTCGTGGCACGCGAGATCGACCCCGCGACGCTGCAGCTGATGCGTGACATCAAGCAGGTTTTTGACCCGAATAATATTCTTAACCCCGGCAAGCTGTTCCCCCAACCCCCCTTAATCCCCCCTTATCAGGGGGGAGGCGCCCCCTCCTCCCCTGACAAGGGGAGGCCGGGAGGGGTTTGA
- the rfaE2 gene encoding D-glycero-beta-D-manno-heptose 1-phosphate adenylyltransferase: MTSLAPDFERKICTPAELKARAAALPHPLVFTNGCFDILHRGHVTYLSQARALGASLIVGVNTDASVKRLGKGDDRPVNSQNDRMAVLAALDSVSLVTWFDEDTPLNLILACQPEILVKGGDWTVENIVGAREVLDWGGQVHSIPFLFERSTTSTIAKIRKL, encoded by the coding sequence TTGACTTCCCTCGCCCCCGATTTCGAGCGCAAAATCTGCACGCCGGCCGAGCTCAAGGCTCGTGCCGCCGCGCTGCCGCACCCGCTGGTGTTCACCAATGGCTGTTTCGATATCCTGCACCGCGGCCATGTCACTTACCTGTCCCAGGCGCGGGCGCTGGGTGCCAGCCTGATTGTCGGGGTCAATACCGATGCCTCGGTCAAACGCCTGGGCAAGGGCGACGACCGCCCGGTGAACAGCCAGAACGACCGCATGGCCGTGCTGGCCGCGCTGGACAGCGTCAGCCTGGTCACCTGGTTCGATGAGGACACCCCACTCAACCTGATTCTCGCCTGCCAGCCGGAGATTCTGGTCAAGGGCGGCGACTGGACGGTGGAAAATATTGTTGGAGCAAGGGAGGTGCTGGACTGGGGCGGGCAGGTGCATTCCATACCCTTCCTGTTCGAGCGCTCGACCACCTCCACCATCGCCAAGATCCGTAAATTATAA
- a CDS encoding BON domain-containing protein, protein MRRLLPVLLLAVIPALQGCFPVVATGVGAGALMAGDRRTSGTYIEDQGIALKASGRIEDKFKYAVHANVTSFNRHVLLTGEAPSEEVRQEVGQMVMGVPNVIDVTNEIAIGNVSPFSSRSNDTYITSKVKGRMIDANRFAPYHVKVITENGVVYLMGLVTRKEAEDAAEITRTTTDVRKVVKIFEYLD, encoded by the coding sequence ATGCGCCGCTTATTGCCTGTACTATTGCTTGCCGTCATCCCCGCCCTGCAGGGCTGTTTTCCCGTCGTGGCCACGGGTGTGGGCGCCGGGGCACTGATGGCGGGTGACCGCCGCACCTCCGGCACCTACATCGAGGATCAGGGCATTGCGCTCAAGGCATCCGGCCGCATCGAGGATAAATTCAAATATGCCGTGCACGCCAACGTGACCAGCTTCAACCGCCATGTCCTGCTGACTGGCGAGGCGCCTAGCGAAGAGGTAAGGCAGGAGGTAGGGCAGATGGTGATGGGCGTGCCGAACGTGATCGACGTGACCAACGAAATCGCGATCGGGAATGTGTCGCCTTTCTCCTCGCGCAGCAACGACACCTACATCACTTCCAAGGTCAAGGGGCGCATGATTGACGCCAACCGCTTTGCGCCTTACCACGTCAAGGTCATCACCGAGAACGGCGTGGTTTACCTGATGGGCCTGGTGACGCGCAAGGAAGCCGAGGACGCGGCGGAAATCACGCGCACCACCACGGATGTGCGCAAGGTCGTCAAAATATTCGAATACCTCGACTGA
- a CDS encoding phosphoheptose isomerase: MDLISRIGHHFTDSAHIKLQALDLLAPPISVAAERVVQCLLAEGKVLSCGNGGSAGDAQHFASEMLNRFEMERPGLAAMALTTDSSTITSIANDYSYDLIFSKQVRALGQPQDLLLAISTSGNSRNVIEAIQAAHEREMGVIALTGKGGGQMAELLRPEDIHLCVPSDSTARIQEVHLLVIHCLCDAIDCLLLGVE, translated from the coding sequence ATGGATCTAATTTCCCGCATTGGCCACCATTTCACCGACAGCGCCCACATCAAGCTGCAGGCGCTGGATCTCCTGGCGCCACCGATTTCCGTCGCCGCGGAGCGGGTGGTGCAATGCCTGCTGGCCGAGGGCAAGGTACTGAGTTGCGGCAATGGCGGCTCGGCCGGCGATGCCCAGCATTTTGCCTCGGAAATGCTCAACCGTTTCGAGATGGAGCGGCCAGGCCTGGCCGCCATGGCGCTCACCACCGACAGCTCGACCATCACCTCGATTGCCAACGACTACTCCTATGACCTGATCTTTTCCAAGCAGGTGCGCGCCCTGGGGCAGCCGCAGGACCTGCTGCTGGCGATTTCCACCAGCGGCAATTCGCGCAATGTGATCGAGGCCATCCAGGCTGCCCATGAGCGGGAAATGGGCGTGATCGCGCTAACCGGCAAGGGCGGCGGACAAATGGCTGAACTTTTGCGCCCCGAAGACATCCATCTGTGTGTACCCTCGGATAGCACCGCCCGCATCCAGGAAGTACATCTGCTGGTCATCCACTGCCTGTGCGATGCCATTGACTGTCTATTACTTGGAGTTGAATAA
- a CDS encoding YraN family protein, protein MDAGKQAEDHAAAFLQSRGLRLVARNYRCRMGEIDLIMEHGGTLVFVEVRLRRSDNFGGAAASITGHKQRKLIHAAQHYLQQQTRQPPCRFDALLLDGLKIEWIKDAFSA, encoded by the coding sequence ATGGACGCCGGCAAGCAGGCGGAAGATCACGCCGCCGCATTTCTGCAAAGCCGGGGATTGCGCCTGGTGGCAAGGAATTACCGTTGCCGCATGGGTGAAATCGATCTGATCATGGAACATGGCGGCACGCTGGTGTTCGTGGAGGTACGCCTGCGGCGCAGCGACAATTTCGGTGGCGCGGCGGCGAGCATCACCGGGCACAAGCAACGCAAACTGATCCATGCGGCGCAGCACTATTTGCAGCAGCAGACCAGGCAACCACCTTGCCGCTTCGATGCATTATTGCTGGACGGCCTCAAGATTGAATGGATTAAAGATGCGTTTAGCGCATAA
- a CDS encoding penicillin-binding protein activator, with the protein MQRFLTFLLMFFAVSFVAHADVPGRPLRAETLPSANAATAPTPQAEVALTPLARIEPPAANSVDLPARQLDAASLAAASHAHVALLLPLKSSAFGRAAEVVRQGFMAGASIQPGALPVTVYPSSDETDDIVSTYRQATQAGASIVVGPLTRNGVSALAASTPVNVPTLALNLPEQSIEFPPQLYVFGLAADLEARQMARAAFGEGRRSATVITAGDMLSKRIQQAFSEEWAALGGAAARHLAFTGSNPSEIRDALRRQASNVIFLAMNSRDARLLNPFLKSDLPTYATSQIYAGSGSLQKYHDLNGVQFVDMPWLLQPDHPAVMVYPRAPSPLAADMERLYALGIDAWRLALLLQTSPPGMPFSLDGVTGYLTLDVRSHQVNRDGVRAEFSNGEAVLLAP; encoded by the coding sequence ATGCAACGCTTCCTCACTTTTCTGTTGATGTTCTTCGCCGTATCGTTTGTGGCTCATGCGGATGTCCCCGGAAGGCCGTTAAGAGCAGAAACGCTGCCGTCGGCCAATGCCGCAACCGCGCCAACGCCTCAGGCCGAGGTCGCGCTGACGCCGCTGGCCAGAATTGAACCGCCCGCAGCGAACAGCGTGGATTTGCCAGCCCGGCAGCTTGATGCCGCATCGCTGGCAGCGGCCAGCCATGCGCATGTTGCCTTGCTGCTGCCGCTCAAGTCCAGCGCCTTTGGCCGTGCCGCCGAAGTGGTCAGGCAGGGCTTCATGGCCGGCGCTTCGATCCAGCCAGGTGCGCTGCCGGTCACAGTCTACCCCAGCAGCGATGAGACTGATGACATTGTGTCCACATACCGGCAGGCAACGCAAGCCGGTGCAAGCATTGTGGTCGGCCCCCTGACCCGGAATGGCGTTTCGGCCCTTGCTGCCAGTACCCCGGTGAACGTGCCCACGCTGGCGCTCAACCTGCCGGAACAAAGCATTGAATTTCCGCCCCAGTTGTATGTATTCGGCCTCGCGGCTGATCTTGAAGCCCGCCAGATGGCGCGTGCCGCGTTTGGCGAAGGCAGAAGGAGCGCCACCGTGATCACCGCTGGCGACATGCTGTCAAAGCGCATCCAGCAAGCTTTTAGCGAAGAGTGGGCAGCGCTCGGCGGGGCGGCGGCCAGGCACCTGGCCTTTACCGGCTCCAATCCGTCCGAAATCCGCGATGCGCTTCGCAGGCAGGCGTCAAATGTAATTTTTCTTGCCATGAACAGCCGCGATGCGCGCCTCCTGAACCCTTTTCTGAAAAGCGACCTGCCCACCTATGCCACCTCGCAGATTTATGCCGGCAGCGGCAGCCTGCAGAAGTATCATGACCTGAATGGCGTGCAGTTCGTCGATATGCCCTGGCTGTTGCAGCCGGATCATCCCGCGGTCATGGTTTACCCGCGCGCGCCGTCCCCCCTCGCTGCCGACATGGAGCGACTTTACGCCCTCGGCATTGATGCCTGGCGCCTGGCTTTGCTGCTACAGACATCACCGCCCGGCATGCCGTTCAGCCTGGATGGCGTAACCGGCTACCTCACGCTGGATGTCCGCTCGCACCAGGTCAATCGCGATGGCGTGCGTGCCGAATTCAGCAACGGGGAAGCCGTTTTGCTGGCGCCTTGA
- the rsmI gene encoding 16S rRNA (cytidine(1402)-2'-O)-methyltransferase gives MNDRGTLYVVATPIGNLRDITLRALDVLKTADIVAAEDTRNTSHLLGHYGISAKLVALHEHNERVAAPKIIAALQEGKTVALVSDAGTPGISDPGAILVQAVRAAGLPVIPLPGPNAAICALSAAGREDARFLFYGFLPAKASARRKELEALIELPYILAFYEAPHRIVETVEDILKTLGGERDITFARELTKLFESIHTCKLADAPAWLAGDPNRQRGEFVLLVSGAAIAEEEGISAEAQRTLQLLLAELPLKQAVKLAAEISGEKKNALYDLALQLK, from the coding sequence ATAAATGACAGAGGCACATTATATGTGGTTGCCACGCCGATTGGAAATTTGCGGGACATCACGCTGCGCGCCCTGGATGTGCTGAAAACCGCCGACATCGTTGCCGCCGAGGATACGCGCAATACCTCGCATTTGCTTGGCCATTACGGGATTTCGGCCAAACTGGTGGCGCTGCACGAACACAATGAACGGGTCGCCGCGCCGAAAATCATCGCCGCACTGCAAGAAGGAAAAACCGTGGCGCTGGTTTCCGATGCCGGAACGCCAGGCATCAGTGATCCGGGCGCGATCCTGGTGCAGGCAGTGCGCGCTGCCGGCCTGCCGGTGATCCCGCTGCCGGGCCCGAACGCAGCCATTTGCGCGCTCTCCGCGGCGGGCAGGGAAGATGCCCGTTTTCTCTTTTATGGCTTTCTGCCCGCCAAGGCCAGCGCCCGGCGCAAGGAACTGGAAGCGCTCATCGAACTGCCCTATATCCTGGCCTTCTATGAGGCGCCTCACCGCATCGTGGAAACCGTCGAGGATATTCTCAAGACATTGGGCGGCGAACGGGACATCACTTTTGCGCGCGAGCTTACCAAGCTGTTCGAGAGCATCCATACTTGCAAGCTGGCTGATGCGCCCGCCTGGCTGGCTGGCGACCCCAACCGCCAGCGTGGCGAATTCGTGCTGCTGGTATCAGGAGCCGCAATCGCGGAGGAAGAAGGCATCAGCGCCGAAGCGCAGCGCACACTGCAACTGCTGCTGGCAGAGTTGCCGCTCAAGCAGGCGGTCAAGCTGGCAGCCGAGATCAGCGGCGAGAAGAAAAATGCCCTGTATGACCTCGCGCTACAGTTAAAATGA
- the pyrC gene encoding dihydroorotase: MDHIMDTLTLTRPDDWHLHLRDGEHLHAVVADTARYFARAIIMPNLRPPVTTTGLALAYRQRILDALPAGSDFQPLMTLYLTDNTAPDEIARAKASGMVHGVKLYPAGATTNSDSGVTDISKCHLALEAMQEHDLPLLVHGEDTHPLVDVFDREQVFIGKVLVPLLDRYPRLRVIFEHITTRQAVEFVKAAPANVAATITAHHLLYSRNAMFAGGMRPHMYCLPVLKREEHRWALIGAATSGNPKFFLGTDSAPHARNAKESACGCAGIYTAHAALELYAEIFEAANALDKLEGFASFHGPDFYRLPRNAGTVTLRKESWQVPAELPFGNETLTPLRAGESVGWKLV; this comes from the coding sequence ATGGATCACATCATGGACACCCTGACCCTGACCCGCCCCGACGACTGGCACCTGCATCTGCGTGACGGCGAGCACCTGCATGCCGTGGTGGCCGACACAGCCCGGTACTTTGCCCGCGCCATCATCATGCCCAACCTGCGCCCCCCCGTCACCACCACCGGACTGGCCCTGGCCTACCGCCAGCGCATTCTCGATGCCCTGCCTGCCGGTTCCGATTTTCAGCCGCTGATGACGCTGTACCTCACCGACAACACTGCACCGGATGAAATCGCCCGCGCCAAGGCCAGCGGCATGGTGCATGGGGTGAAGCTCTACCCCGCCGGGGCGACCACCAATTCAGATTCCGGCGTTACCGATATCTCCAAGTGCCACCTCGCGCTGGAAGCAATGCAGGAGCATGACCTGCCGCTGCTGGTACATGGCGAGGACACGCATCCCCTGGTGGACGTGTTTGACCGTGAACAGGTATTCATCGGCAAGGTGCTGGTGCCGCTGCTGGATCGCTACCCGCGCCTGAGAGTGATATTCGAGCACATCACCACGCGTCAGGCGGTGGAGTTTGTCAAGGCCGCGCCCGCCAACGTGGCCGCCACCATCACGGCGCATCACCTGCTCTACAGCCGCAACGCCATGTTTGCCGGCGGCATGCGACCGCACATGTACTGCTTGCCGGTACTGAAGCGCGAAGAACACCGCTGGGCTCTGATTGGCGCTGCCACCAGCGGCAATCCGAAATTCTTTCTCGGCACCGACAGCGCCCCCCATGCCAGAAACGCCAAGGAATCCGCCTGCGGCTGCGCCGGTATCTATACTGCCCACGCGGCACTTGAACTTTATGCGGAAATTTTTGAAGCGGCCAATGCGCTGGACAAACTGGAGGGCTTTGCCAGTTTTCATGGTCCGGATTTCTACCGCTTGCCGCGTAATGCCGGCACGGTCACGCTGCGCAAGGAAAGCTGGCAAGTGCCCGCAGAGCTGCCATTCGGAAACGAAACGCTGACCCCGCTGCGGGCGGGTGAATCCGTGGGATGGAAGCTCGTCTGA
- a CDS encoding Sfum_1244 family protein, giving the protein MNPTLLRTTVQLNCHISDAQHARNYTLCTYLLKMREFYRWEQGYPFKASLPRDELGDWITNREMLWEQLEETGFEPLNLGQEEIDPFETTAINRELTPQGLVYSGGYGGHAAAHFFLAELLREEERHGLHVLIAGREHARDMTAPPAMLLDGTLFIRRESMRRMLWEKIEEWQWKQKPGAMARAMACYDFGADFDLALERMTDNEVEAALLHEVGEWRAEQHLGEEWGSLLLSVSGTCGELVARAVRDHLADSISTLPALLEQNHEASLHFYFANLGGMRRALFPELGAAYQRWIEGDGLQTLRLMAQQGADRWLETARQLLEIHRNRPEKCAGEIGRMYEK; this is encoded by the coding sequence ATGAATCCGACTCTTTTGCGCACTACCGTCCAGCTCAACTGCCATATAAGCGACGCGCAGCATGCGCGCAATTACACCCTGTGCACCTATTTGCTGAAAATGCGTGAATTTTACCGCTGGGAGCAGGGCTACCCGTTCAAGGCTTCTCTTCCCAGGGATGAACTGGGGGACTGGATTACGAACAGGGAAATGTTGTGGGAGCAGCTGGAGGAAACCGGATTTGAGCCGCTCAACTTGGGCCAGGAAGAAATCGATCCGTTCGAAACCACGGCCATCAACCGCGAACTGACTCCGCAGGGACTGGTTTACAGCGGTGGCTATGGAGGGCATGCCGCAGCGCATTTTTTCCTGGCCGAACTGTTGCGTGAGGAAGAGCGCCATGGTCTCCATGTGCTCATCGCCGGGCGCGAGCATGCGCGCGACATGACCGCGCCCCCCGCCATGTTGCTGGACGGCACCCTGTTTATCCGGCGCGAATCCATGCGGCGCATGCTGTGGGAAAAAATCGAGGAATGGCAATGGAAGCAGAAGCCGGGCGCAATGGCGCGGGCGATGGCCTGTTACGATTTCGGCGCTGATTTTGATCTGGCGCTGGAACGGATGACCGACAACGAAGTGGAAGCGGCACTGTTGCATGAAGTCGGCGAGTGGCGTGCGGAGCAGCACCTGGGCGAAGAGTGGGGGAGTTTGCTGCTTTCCGTTTCCGGCACGTGCGGCGAACTTGTGGCGCGGGCGGTACGTGACCATCTGGCCGACAGTATTTCCACCTTGCCTGCTTTGCTGGAGCAGAATCATGAAGCCAGCCTGCATTTCTACTTCGCGAACCTCGGGGGCATGCGGCGCGCATTATTTCCCGAGCTGGGTGCAGCCTACCAGCGCTGGATCGAAGGCGATGGTTTGCAAACCCTGCGCCTCATGGCGCAGCAAGGCGCAGATCGCTGGCTGGAAACGGCCCGGCAACTGCTCGAAATACACCGGAACCGTCCAGAAAAATGTGCCGGGGAAATCGGTCGCATGTATGAGAAGTAG